CTCGGGTTTTCATCTGGCAATGGACATCAGCGTATTCTCCTTGATCGCATTGGCGGGCGCCGCCGCGCCGCTCATGTCCAGGGGCGGATCGGTGCTCACGCTGACCTTCTACGGCGGGCAGAAAGTCATCCCCAATTACAACGTCATGGGAGTCGCGAAGGCGGCGCTCGAAGCCTCGACTCGCTACCTGGCCGCCGATCTCGGTCCGCAAGACATCCGAGTCAACGCCATCTCCGCCGGCCCGGTGCGCACGCTCTCCGCGTCCGGGATCAGCGGTTTCAAGGACATGTATCGCCAATACGCTTCACTGACTCCGCTGCGGCGCAACATCTCGCCGGACGACGTTGGCGGAGCCGCAGTATGGCTGGCATCGGACCTGGCAAGAAACGTCACCGGGGAAGTCATTTTCGTCGACTCGGGTTACAATATCCTTGGTCTGACCGGTCCACAAGAAGAATAGCGACGGGAAAATCAAAGTTGGATCGACACTCGTGATCAACAATTACCTCGATGAATTTCTCCTGCGAAACGACCCTGAGAGCCGTCACTTTCGCTCGAGACTGACCCGATCCGTCTTTATCGGTTTCTACACGGTCCTCGGTATATGGTTGATCGCAGACATCGTGTTTACATTCGTGCTCTCGGATCGCTCCACATCTGCGATGGCCATCGACCTGGCCATTATCTTCATTCTCGCTGCAAGCGGCGCATTGTCATACAGAACTATGAATCAGGGGAATGTGGATCGCGCGGCCATGATCTTGTCCGCGCTCATCCTCATCCTCACGCTGATCTGTACGCTTCTATTTCCCCAACAAATCTACATTCTCAGCGTCGCATATCTGGTGGGCATTCTACTGGCCGGCATTACGCAAGGCGGCAAGTCGGCCTTCATTTTTGCGGGTCTTTCATTCGCCGCCATCAGCATCGCCTGGTGGCGGGTTTATTTAATGTACGGGGAATTGGATCCGCTTTTCGATGGCCCGATTGGTGTGTTCTTCATCATCGGCCAGGCGACGCTGTATTTTGGCTTCGCCGGCATTCTGCAATCGCTGGCGGATTACATCCGGGAGACGGTCGAACGCTTATCCGCCCAAACCGAACAATTGACCCAAATGGCGCTCACCGATCCGCTGACCGGTCTTTCAAACCGCCGCCACATTCTCGATCAAATGGAGCGGGAATTCACCCGCGCGAGACGTTATCGCCGCCCGCTCAGCCTGGTTTTCATCGACATGGATGGTTTCAAACCGATCAACGACCACTTTGGGCACATCTTCGGCGATGATATTCTGCGCGGCGCCGCCGTATCTCTTTCCGGCGTGCTGCGCTCGACAGACTTGTTGGCTCGTATCGGCGGTGACGAATTCGCCATCCTGCTGCCCGAGACCACGATCGGCGGCGCGCAGGGAGTGGTGACGAAACTGCGCAAGGCGCTTTCAGCGTACAGCCGGCATTTGGGCGCATCGATTCCTCGAGTTGGACCAGCTTCCCCTTTTCAATTCCACAAGAAGGAACCCTCGCCGGAATTGAGGTCCGTGATGCGAGTGGAATGACGAGCGATTTACTCCCCGCCGTCAACGGATAGAACGGAAGACAATCACAGGCAACAAGACGAAAGGCAACGAGGTGAGCCAATGGTACATAGTGCTTACGTCCAGGTTTCCACCCGCGGTCATGCCGACATGCACGATATCACCCGAGATGTCGCGCAGGCATTGGCGGATACCGGCGTACGAAACGGCTTGGTCACGGTGTTCACGGCTTCTTCGACGAGCGCGCTCACGACGATCGAGTACGAAAGCGGCGCTCTGGCAGACTTGAAGCGCACCCTGGATGAGATCGCGCCTCCGAATCGCGACTACAAACACAATCTTCGTTGGGGAGACGGCAACGGCCATTCCCATCTGCGCGCTGCGTTGATGAAACCGTCGCTCTCCATACCCGTCATCGACGGCCGCATGACCCTGGGAACCTGGCAGCAGATCCTGTTCATCGACTTCGACGTACGGCCCAGGCAGCGTGAACTTGTGATACAAATCATAGGAGACGATGAGTAGAAGGATCTGTCGATCCGCCGTAGAGGAGCACTCGTATTGAGCCCGGAATCCCAACCCCGCCTGCTGGCCGTCATGGCCCATCCCGATGATGAGAGTTTCGGCGTGGGAGGCACGTTGGCGCTGTATGCACAACGCGGCGTCGAAGTCTATCTGATCTGCGCCACGCGCGGCGAAGCGGGCGATGTGGACGATTCGCTGCTGCGGGGTTACGACGATGTCGCCATGCTGCGCGAAGACGAACTGCGCTGCGCAGCCGGCATATTGGGCTTGAAAGAAGTCTATTTCCTGGATTACCGTGATTCGGGAATGCCCGGTTCGGCGGACAATCGGCATCCGAAGGCGCTCGCTGCTGCGCCGCTGCAGGAAGTCGCCGCGCGCGTGACGTCCTTGATGCGCAAGATTCGACCTCAGGTAGTGATCACCTTCGATCCTTACGGTGGTTATGGTCATCCGGACCATATTGCGATCCAACGTGCCTGCACCGAAGCTTTCCATGCCGCCGGGAACCCGCAGGCGTATCCCGATGGATTAGATCCCTACCAGCCGCAGAAATTGTATTACCACACCTTCCCGCGCGGCGCGACTCGCATGCTCGTGCGCTTGATGCCGCTGTTCGGAAAAGATCCG
The window above is part of the Anaerolineales bacterium genome. Proteins encoded here:
- a CDS encoding enoyl-ACP reductase; the encoded protein is MGLLSGKTALIFGIANDHSIAWGIAQAFHQQGARLGFSYAGESLERRVRPLADSIGVSFVEPCDVTNDDEIQTVMDKAGEAFGQIDVLVHAIAFANREDLMGRFHETSRSGFHLAMDISVFSLIALAGAAAPLMSRGGSVLTLTFYGGQKVIPNYNVMGVAKAALEASTRYLAADLGPQDIRVNAISAGPVRTLSASGISGFKDMYRQYASLTPLRRNISPDDVGGAAVWLASDLARNVTGEVIFVDSGYNILGLTGPQEE
- a CDS encoding GGDEF domain-containing protein; protein product: MINNYLDEFLLRNDPESRHFRSRLTRSVFIGFYTVLGIWLIADIVFTFVLSDRSTSAMAIDLAIIFILAASGALSYRTMNQGNVDRAAMILSALILILTLICTLLFPQQIYILSVAYLVGILLAGITQGGKSAFIFAGLSFAAISIAWWRVYLMYGELDPLFDGPIGVFFIIGQATLYFGFAGILQSLADYIRETVERLSAQTEQLTQMALTDPLTGLSNRRHILDQMEREFTRARRYRRPLSLVFIDMDGFKPINDHFGHIFGDDILRGAAVSLSGVLRSTDLLARIGGDEFAILLPETTIGGAQGVVTKLRKALSAYSRHLGASIPRVGPASPFQFHKKEPSPELRSVMRVE
- a CDS encoding secondary thiamine-phosphate synthase enzyme YjbQ yields the protein MVHSAYVQVSTRGHADMHDITRDVAQALADTGVRNGLVTVFTASSTSALTTIEYESGALADLKRTLDEIAPPNRDYKHNLRWGDGNGHSHLRAALMKPSLSIPVIDGRMTLGTWQQILFIDFDVRPRQRELVIQIIGDDE
- a CDS encoding PIG-L family deacetylase, which produces MSPESQPRLLAVMAHPDDESFGVGGTLALYAQRGVEVYLICATRGEAGDVDDSLLRGYDDVAMLREDELRCAAGILGLKEVYFLDYRDSGMPGSADNRHPKALAAAPLQEVAARVTSLMRKIRPQVVITFDPYGGYGHPDHIAIQRACTEAFHAAGNPQAYPDGLDPYQPQKLYYHTFPRGATRMLVRLMPLFGKDPHRFGRNEDIDLVEVASKDFPIHARINVSKALDAKERASACHSSQNSAPGGGFVNWIFRLFSRHEGFMRAYPPANKHTREKDLFEGVSFVRCDPDSSPSTIAAS